The Erwinia sp. SLM-02 genome includes the window AACCTCCATTACCGGCCGGTAAGTGAGCGCCCCCATGGTGTTGCTGCCCAGCATCGCCAGCCTGTCCAGCGGAGAGAGTGCCGCAGGCTCAATGGCATTGCGCCGCAGGAGCCGGTCCATTAACAGCCGCCCCCAGCCGTCGGGCAGGGAGTCGGCAATAAATCCGGGGATCCCTTCCTGATGGCGCTCAAAATCGGCATAGGTGGTGCTGACGGGCGGATGAAGCAGCGGCGAAAACTCTATGCCGCGATCGATGCTTTGCGCAGAATATTCAAACAGCCACTCGCCGCGCTGGCGGCCTTCGGCCAGCGTACCCAGCGCCCAGTTTTCTCCCCAGCCTTCATAGATCACGTCCAGCCGCCGGAGCGGAGCGTAGTTATTCATTATTTTCCCTCATTTCTGCCTGCATCCTGCGCCGCAGGCCGCACCCTGCGCTTCGCCGCCCGCTGCCGGGTGGGGGCTTTCAGCGCTTCGACCTGCGCGATGCTCATTGCCGGGAGTTCAAACAGGCCGGTCATCTCTCTTTCCAGCCGCAGGGCAAACACCACCTTCATAAAGTTTTCCAGCGTCACCTTACCGTCGCTTTCCAGCTTTTTCAGCGCCGAGACAGAAATCCCCGCCTTTGCGGCCAGCTCTTTTTGCAGCAGGTTACGGCGCAGCCGATGCTCGCGCAGGCGTTGCCCCAGCTGGGCAATCAGCGCCGATTCGGAATAAAGTTTAAGAGACATAATAAAAGCCTCAAATCAATTTAAAGACACATAACGGCTGTATAGAACACTTTTATAGCAGCATCAAGAACACTATCCGAATTATAACATAAGAGCTGTTATTTAAGCCTTTAATGATGGAAATAAAAAATAGAAGCGTTATAAAGCGCTTTAAATTACCCCAGACTCTCGTCTCTGTTCATTGGTTCGCAGCGGCGATCGCGTTATCTGTCTTGTCGTGCAGTAAAACGCCTGGCCCGATCGGCCTTATTCCATTCGGGTCAGAACGAAAACCTATTGTTCTTGAGGCGCTATAACGCAGAATATATCATGTATTCTTTAAGCCTGAAGAGAGCCTGCTCCGATGACGCATTCCCGCCTGCTGTCCGTTGAAAACCTGTCGCTGGAGACTCCAGACGGCCGTCTGCTGGTCGATGACGTTTCGTTTCATCTTAACCCGCGGGAGATTCTGGCGCTGGTGGGAGAATCCGGCTCCGGTAAGACCCTGACGTCGCTGGCGGTGATGGATCTGCTGCCGGCGGGCGTGCAGCGTGCAGCGGGTGAGCTGAGCTTTGAAGGCCGGCGGCTGGAAGCCGGCAACGTGAAATCGCTGCGCGGCTGCCGCATGGCCACGGTGTTTCAGGAGCCGATGTCCAGTATGAACCCCACGCTGCGCATCGGCGAGCAGATTGCCGAAGTGCTGGTGCGCCACCGTCGGATGAGCTGGAAGCAGGCGCAGCAGGAGGCCGTTGCCCTGCTGGATCGCGTGGGCATCGTCAACCCCGCGCTGCGCGCGAAGCAGTATATCCACCAGCTTTCCGGCGGCATGCGCCAGCGGGTGATGATTGCCAGCGCGATAAGCGGGCAGCCGGGCCTGCTGATTGCCGATGAACCGACCACCGCGCTGGACGTCACCATCCAGGCACAGATTCTCAGCCTGCTGCAGGATCTGCAGCGGGAAATGGGCATGGGCATTCTGCTGATCACCCACGATCTGTCGGTGGTCGCCCGCTATGCCGATCGCGTCTGCGTCATGCAGCAGGGGCAGCTGGTAGAGCAGGGGGAAACGGTTGCCACGCTTGGCAACCCGGTTCATCCCTATACCCGCAGGCTGGTTGCGGCCTCGGTGGCGCAGCTGCCGTCGCAGGCCCCGGTCAAAACGCAGCCGCTGCTTGAGCTGAGCGCGCTGTGCAAAAGCTATCCGCTGCCTCGCACGCTGCCGTTCTGGCCCGCTCAGCGGCAGACCGTGCTGCATCCGCTGGATCTCAGCATCGCAGAGGGCGAAATTGTTGGGGTGATCGGCGAGTCCGGCTCCGGTAAAACCACGCTGGGCAGCGCGGCGATCGGGCTGATTGAGGCCGATAACGGGGAGATCCGCTTTCAGGGAGAGGTGCTGCACGGACGGCAGCGTAAAATCCTGCGCCGCCACTGTCAGATTATCTTCCAGGATCCCTACTCCAGCCTGAATCCAAAAATCACCGTCGGCGAGCAGATTGCCGAACCGCTGCGGGTCTGGCAGCTGCGCAAAGGCGAAGCGGCCGTGCAGGCCCGGGTCAAAGAGCTGTTAACGCTGGTGGGATTACAGGAGCAGCATGCCGGCCGACTGCCGGGCGCGTTCTCCGGCGGGCAGCGGCAGCGCATTGTGATTGCCCGCGCGCTGGCGATGGAGCCGAAGCTGCTGGTGGCCGATGAAGCAGTGGCCGCGCTGGATTTATCGGTTCGTGGCCAGATCCTGGCGCTGTTTAACGAACTGCGCCACAGGCTCGGCCTGTCGGTGCTGTTTATCAGCCACGACCTCAGCGCGGTGCGCCAGCTGTGCGACCGCATCATGGTGATGTATCACGGTAAAGTGGTGGAGGAAGGGGCGACCGAACGGGTGATCGGCCAGCCGCAGGATCCTTACACCCTGCAGCTGCTGGCCGCCGCGCCCGATGTCCATCAGGCGCTGGCGCAGCGCTCAGCTGCCGCGCAGTAGCGGCAGTTCGGGATGTTCGGCCCACTCGTGCCATGAGCCGACGTACACTGAAACATCGTTGAATCCCGCCCGTTTCAGTGCCGCCAGCACCGTAGCCGCCCGCGCGCCGCGATGGCAGTAAACCTGCAGTTTTGCCTCTTCGCGCAGCCCGGCGGCAAGCGCGCGCTGGCGGATTTCCTCCGGCGGCAGGAAATGCCCCCCGGCCACCACATCCTCCCAGAACAGCAGCGCGGAATGCGGAATGCGCCCCGCGCGCGGGCAGCAGTCGTGGGCAAAGCTACCGTCGAACTCGCTGGGCCGGCGGGCATCGACGTTAATCACCGCAACGCCGTCGGCCTCCTGCACCTGCTGACGGGTGCAGACCAGATCCCGGTTCCAGAACGGCGCTTCTGCCACCGACTGATGCGCGATCGTCCGGCTTAACCCCTGCCCGGCAGCGGTTGCAAACCCGGCTTCTCGCCAGGCCTCAATGCCGCCGTCCAGGATCAGCGCATCCTCATGGCCGAGAAGCCAGGCAAACCAGGCACCGCGCGGCGAACGCATCCCGATCTGATTCTCAAAAAAGACCGGCGTGGCAGCGGGATATGATGCCAGCAGCGGCTCCAGCGCGGTGGCGGCCTCAGCGGCCATCAGCGCCAGCCCCGCCTCGGTGCTGTCGGCAATAAAATAGTCATACACGTTACAGTGTAACGCACCGGGCAGCGTGGCCTGCTGCCATTCGGCGGCATCGCGGACGTCAATCAGCAGAAAATGCTCGCCGCGCGACTGGCGCAGGTGTAGCGCTTGAGCTGAGATAATCATTGAAGTGCTCCCGTAAACAGCGACTGCCGTTGCCCGACTCCGCCCCGTTCCGCAGCCTGCAGCACGCGGGCGGCAAGGGCGATATCGAAAACGTTCAGGCCAAAGGAAGAGAAGTAGACGCTCTCGTCCGGTGCGGCGCGCCAGCCGTCCAGCACCAGCGCGGCCAGATCGGCGGCCACCTCCTGCGGCTGAAACAGCCCGGCGCGGTACATCTGGAACAGGCTTTTGGCGCTGCGCTCGGCAAAATCGCCCCACGCATCCACCACCACCCGATCGCTGGCGCGGATGGCGTCAAAGCTCACCTCGTGATAGCCCACCTGAATGACGATCCGGCCCGGGCGGACGGCGGTCTCGGTTAACATCGGCCGGTCCGCACTGGTGCAGGTGATCACCGCGTCATACGGCTGTGCCAGCGCCCGATCAAGGTCGGTTTCAACCGTCAGATCGGCGGCGGAAAGAATGTTTTCGGGGGTGCGATTCCAGACGCCAATCTGCGCCAGGCCCGGGAACAGCTGCCTGAGCATCTGCAAATGCGCCTGTGCATGGATACCGCTGCCGAGCAGCAGCACGCGCTTCACCGGCTGCGGTGCGGCGTGCATTAATGCCAGGGCGGTGACGGCGGCGGTGCGGGCGGCGGTTAACGCGCCGCTGGCCAGCAGGCCGCGCGGCACGCCGTTCTGCGCATCGTTAATCAGCGTCAGGGCCAGCGCGGCGGGGAAGGCATCCGGCCGCTGCGGCCGGTGCGCCGTCCACTTCACCCCGGCGGCATTGAAGCGGCCGCCGACGCGGGCAGGCAGCGCATACGCTTTGCCGAGCGGCGTGGCGAGATCGACGGCGTTCTCGCCGGGCATCTGCGCCTCGCCGAGCCGCATCAGCTTCACCACCTCGCGGACATCCTCCAGCGCCAGCGCCACGTCCGCGCCGCCCAGCCGGGCGACGTCAGCGTCGTTAAGGACGCGCAGCAGGCCGTCCACTACTGCTCCAGCAGGCGGTCGGCAAACGGATAAAGCGCCGGGGAACCGCCGCAGTGAATAAAGGTGACGCGCGATCCCTGCGGGATTTTACCTTGTTCAACCAGCGAGAACAGACCGTGCATCGCCTTGCCGGTATAGACCGGATCTAACAGCACGCCTTCCGACTGCGCGAGTTTGTAGATCGCCTCAATGCCGCCGTCCGACGGCACGCCGTAGGCCTGGCCGACATAGTCGTCCTCAATCCAGATATCCTCCGGCTGCCACTGCTGCGGCCACTGCAGCAGATCGGCGCAGTCCTGCGCCATGCCGGCAATGCGCGGCTGGAACCAGTCGGCTTTGGCGCTGACGCTGATGCCCACCACCCGGCTGTCCGGCCAGTAGCGGCGGGTGCCCACGTGCAGCCCGGCCAGCGTGCCGCCGGAACCGGTCGGTGCGACGATAAAGTCCGGGGCGGCGGTGCCTGCAGGCTCCAGCTGTGCGGCAATCTCTTCCACCGCCCGCACGTAGCCCAGCGCGCCCAGCGGCGTCGCGCCGCCGAGCGGAATAATCAGCGGGGTTTCGCCGTTGGCAGTGGCCTTATCGGCATGCGCCTGCATCGCCCCTTCGATCTGGGTGAAGTAGCCGTCCGGGTCAAGAAACTGCACCTCGGCCCCGAACAGCTTGTCCAGCAGCAGGTTGCCCTGCCAGCTGGACGGCGGATTCCCACGGAGTACCAGCACCGGACGCATACCAAACTTGCGTGCCGCCGCGGCCACCATGCGGGCATGGTTCGACTGATGCCCGCCGGTGGTGATCACCACATTGACCCCGGAACGGCGGGCTTCGGCCATCAGATACTCCAGCTTGCGGACCTTATTGCCCCCGCCGCCGAAGCCGCTGTAGTCATCGCGTTTAATGCTCAGCGTAATCCCCAGCGCCTCGCTGAGCCGGGGTAGCGGCTCAAGCGGGGTGGGGAAGAAGCCGAGCGGAACGCGTTCGAACTCTTCAACTGATTTCATGGTTTTTTACC containing:
- a CDS encoding helix-turn-helix domain-containing protein, which gives rise to MSLKLYSESALIAQLGQRLREHRLRRNLLQKELAAKAGISVSALKKLESDGKVTLENFMKVVFALRLEREMTGLFELPAMSIAQVEALKAPTRQRAAKRRVRPAAQDAGRNEGK
- a CDS encoding ABC transporter ATP-binding protein yields the protein MTHSRLLSVENLSLETPDGRLLVDDVSFHLNPREILALVGESGSGKTLTSLAVMDLLPAGVQRAAGELSFEGRRLEAGNVKSLRGCRMATVFQEPMSSMNPTLRIGEQIAEVLVRHRRMSWKQAQQEAVALLDRVGIVNPALRAKQYIHQLSGGMRQRVMIASAISGQPGLLIADEPTTALDVTIQAQILSLLQDLQREMGMGILLITHDLSVVARYADRVCVMQQGQLVEQGETVATLGNPVHPYTRRLVAASVAQLPSQAPVKTQPLLELSALCKSYPLPRTLPFWPAQRQTVLHPLDLSIAEGEIVGVIGESGSGKTTLGSAAIGLIEADNGEIRFQGEVLHGRQRKILRRHCQIIFQDPYSSLNPKITVGEQIAEPLRVWQLRKGEAAVQARVKELLTLVGLQEQHAGRLPGAFSGGQRQRIVIARALAMEPKLLVADEAVAALDLSVRGQILALFNELRHRLGLSVLFISHDLSAVRQLCDRIMVMYHGKVVEEGATERVIGQPQDPYTLQLLAAAPDVHQALAQRSAAAQ
- a CDS encoding sulfurtransferase — encoded protein: MIISAQALHLRQSRGEHFLLIDVRDAAEWQQATLPGALHCNVYDYFIADSTEAGLALMAAEAATALEPLLASYPAATPVFFENQIGMRSPRGAWFAWLLGHEDALILDGGIEAWREAGFATAAGQGLSRTIAHQSVAEAPFWNRDLVCTRQQVQEADGVAVINVDARRPSEFDGSFAHDCCPRAGRIPHSALLFWEDVVAGGHFLPPEEIRQRALAAGLREEAKLQVYCHRGARAATVLAALKRAGFNDVSVYVGSWHEWAEHPELPLLRGS
- a CDS encoding ornithine cyclodeaminase gives rise to the protein MDGLLRVLNDADVARLGGADVALALEDVREVVKLMRLGEAQMPGENAVDLATPLGKAYALPARVGGRFNAAGVKWTAHRPQRPDAFPAALALTLINDAQNGVPRGLLASGALTAARTAAVTALALMHAAPQPVKRVLLLGSGIHAQAHLQMLRQLFPGLAQIGVWNRTPENILSAADLTVETDLDRALAQPYDAVITCTSADRPMLTETAVRPGRIVIQVGYHEVSFDAIRASDRVVVDAWGDFAERSAKSLFQMYRAGLFQPQEVAADLAALVLDGWRAAPDESVYFSSFGLNVFDIALAARVLQAAERGGVGQRQSLFTGALQ
- a CDS encoding 1-aminocyclopropane-1-carboxylate deaminase/D-cysteine desulfhydrase, with protein sequence MKSVEEFERVPLGFFPTPLEPLPRLSEALGITLSIKRDDYSGFGGGGNKVRKLEYLMAEARRSGVNVVITTGGHQSNHARMVAAAARKFGMRPVLVLRGNPPSSWQGNLLLDKLFGAEVQFLDPDGYFTQIEGAMQAHADKATANGETPLIIPLGGATPLGALGYVRAVEEIAAQLEPAGTAAPDFIVAPTGSGGTLAGLHVGTRRYWPDSRVVGISVSAKADWFQPRIAGMAQDCADLLQWPQQWQPEDIWIEDDYVGQAYGVPSDGGIEAIYKLAQSEGVLLDPVYTGKAMHGLFSLVEQGKIPQGSRVTFIHCGGSPALYPFADRLLEQ